AAAAATGTGGAATACAAGTCAGAGCGAGAAATGATATAATTCAAAGTTTCAGCGTTAGCAGTATGAAGTCCGTATATTGCTGTTCCGATTAAGGCAATTTTTGCTGCTGCTTGATATCCAGAGAGAATCAGTAAATGCTTAAAAAATAGGTAGATTAGTACTAATTGTGCTAGATATACGATAAACATCGAGATATGAAACTGTAACGTGCTAATTTTATCACTTAAGGCGTAATCAATTGCCAGTGAGAGCGTGATAATTGGTCGGTAACTCTGATGTGAGGGTATGGTGCTAAAGGTCTTGGGATCGCTAAAAAAAGCTGGCCAATTTTCTAAAGATCTAATCGCAACATTATCAGCTATGGTATGGAAATCATCGAAATGAAATGGGTTGTAAAAGTGGTTAGAGTAGGCAAATATAAGAGCCGAAAATAAGAGTGAAAAAGAAACTACGTTAAATGCCCAATTAGCTTTGAATTTCATTACTAAGCTTGACTCTGTTAATATGCATTCCAAAGTAATACATAAAATCGATTTTCATCAAGTTTGGATTATAGTGCCTGCATATAATGAAGCAACTGTTATTCAATCAGTCCTTATCCCACTTATTGGTGCTGGTTATTCTGTGGTCGTTGTCGACGACTGCTCCAGCGATCAAACGCCAATGCAAGTTACAAATTTGACAGGAGTGCATTTATGCCGGCATCCGATTAACTTAGGCCAAGGCGCAGCATTGCAAACAGGTATTGAGTATGCGCTCTCGCACGGAGCAAAGTATCTTGTAACTTTTGATGCCGATGGTCAGCATGACTATACTTGTATTCCAGATTTAATTTCCCCTTTAATCACGGGGGATGTTGACCTTTGCCTGGGCAGTCGTTTTTGTGCTGGAGCAAGCGTGACGGATATGCCAAAGCAGCGCAGAATACTCCTCAAGTTGGCTACCTTTCTTACGAAAATTACAACTGGGCTTGCCATTTCTGACACACATAATGGATTTCGCGCTTTTACTGCAAGTGCTGCCGCGCAGCTGAAAATAACGCAAAATCGTATGGCGCATGCCTCTCAGATTTTGGCACGAATTAAAGAGAAACGTTTGCGTTATAAAGAAATTCCCGTGAGAATAATTTATACAGATTACTCGCTTAGCAAAGGACAGCATGCGCGCGAAGCAATTAATATTGTTTGGGACAGCGTTACCGAATCTCTTAGAAAATAATTTATGAGTCCAATCAAGCTATTATTACTTACATTACTAGTATGTATGTTTCTTGCATATTTGAGGATTTTTAGGTCTCAAATTTTCGATCGAATATTGGTGCTTATTTTTTTATTGGTCTGTGTAACTTTTGTTGCCTTTCCGAACTTGACAACGCAAATTGCAATAGTAGTGGGGGTAGGTAGGGGGGCTGATTTATTATTGTACCTATTTTGCTTGTTTGCACTCTTTTTATTTCTTTTAGTCTATCGCAAGATTGCTGAGTTGCAGAAGCAGATTACTGAAATGGCGCGGCATGATGCGCTAAATCGAGCAAAGATAGTTAAATAGTTTGAGCTGCTCTAACGTTGCCGAGGATAAAACTTAAGATCTCCGGGTTTTGTAAATTTGTATAGGAAGCGCTATCTCCTGGGCGGCATTCGAGATCCGTTCCGGTTGAGGTCAATCCGACAAGACCGCTTCTAGTAATTCCACTTTCATTGGTGAAGGTAAACACAAGTGGTCCTCCGGAATCTCCACCACAGGTATTTGAACCAATCCCATCAAAGTCATGAAAAAGATGTGTTGGGGTAATGCTTGTGGCAAGAATTTGGCCACTGCGAAGTTGCCCAGATCGATTCTTCTCGTCAAGACCGTACCCATAGATTGAAAATATTTCATTTCCATTTAACTGTTGCGAGGCAACGATTGGTAAGGTTGGTAAGCTAATAGCTTCTTTGAGAAAAATTATTGCGACATCGAAGTAAACTAAGCCTTGCCCCTGGTCGACTCGATACTGTGGGTGCACGCGAATTTCTCTCGCACTAACGTTTCTGCCTTGTACGACAACTGAAACTCCAGCAGGTTCTAGTGGAACACAATGGCCAGCAGTGATCACAGCATTTGCTGAGATTAAAGTGCCTGTGCAAATGTCTGAATTCGTCAGTCCTAGGTCCGTCGTAGAGATCATTACAATTGGCGATCTGCCATCGGCGCAAGCTGTGCCATTTACAATCTTTGTTTGGATACTTTTAAGCCCAATGATGCCACAGGCATCATTTTTCGGAGTCGCGCTGTCGGAGCCGCTAGAGCAACTGCTCAAATAGATACAAAGCCATAAACTTAATACACGATAGATTGGCTTGATGGGCATAATTTTAAGCTTATGAATTTGACTCAGTTTTATTGTCTAAAATCGAACTCTGTTCTGACGAGCTAAAGTTTGTCAGATCTTCAGACAAATGACTGCCGCTAATTGTATTTGTAGCGTCGACTTCAATTTTTAGTTCGGAAATTTTTTCGAT
The window above is part of the bacterium genome. Proteins encoded here:
- a CDS encoding DUF2304 domain-containing protein codes for the protein MSPIKLLLLTLLVCMFLAYLRIFRSQIFDRILVLIFLLVCVTFVAFPNLTTQIAIVVGVGRGADLLLYLFCLFALFLFLLVYRKIAELQKQITEMARHDALNRAKIVK
- a CDS encoding glycosyltransferase family 2 protein translates to MHSKVIHKIDFHQVWIIVPAYNEATVIQSVLIPLIGAGYSVVVVDDCSSDQTPMQVTNLTGVHLCRHPINLGQGAALQTGIEYALSHGAKYLVTFDADGQHDYTCIPDLISPLITGDVDLCLGSRFCAGASVTDMPKQRRILLKLATFLTKITTGLAISDTHNGFRAFTASAAAQLKITQNRMAHASQILARIKEKRLRYKEIPVRIIYTDYSLSKGQHAREAINIVWDSVTESLRK
- a CDS encoding trypsin-like serine protease — its product is MPIKPIYRVLSLWLCIYLSSCSSGSDSATPKNDACGIIGLKSIQTKIVNGTACADGRSPIVMISTTDLGLTNSDICTGTLISANAVITAGHCVPLEPAGVSVVVQGRNVSAREIRVHPQYRVDQGQGLVYFDVAIIFLKEAISLPTLPIVASQQLNGNEIFSIYGYGLDEKNRSGQLRSGQILATSITPTHLFHDFDGIGSNTCGGDSGGPLVFTFTNESGITRSGLVGLTSTGTDLECRPGDSASYTNLQNPEILSFILGNVRAAQTI